From Sphingopyxis sp. USTB-05, the proteins below share one genomic window:
- a CDS encoding beta/gamma crystallin-related protein: protein MKTAYRLSILAAAAASIGAGFLATSYAQTVETERYRPDRPPEATIYRDAGYRGPAVFVGEEKPNLGLAWPVNSIRVPNGRWELCEKTRYRGNCRTVDRDTPMLNNVLRGLTIQSIRPVGGGGGGGWNPAPPANDQVARGNFAEFHTQPAERNYRVLACTRGSATAACAAQSADTWCRSIGWNGSAREHMETISGRVYLADVLCVRSGY from the coding sequence ATGAAAACCGCATATCGTTTGTCGATCCTAGCTGCGGCCGCAGCGTCGATAGGGGCGGGTTTCCTCGCCACTTCATATGCCCAGACCGTCGAGACCGAACGCTACCGCCCTGATCGCCCGCCAGAAGCGACGATCTATCGCGACGCCGGTTATCGCGGACCCGCGGTGTTCGTCGGCGAGGAAAAGCCGAACCTCGGCCTTGCCTGGCCGGTCAATTCGATCCGCGTCCCGAACGGCCGCTGGGAGCTGTGCGAAAAGACGCGTTATCGCGGCAATTGCCGCACCGTCGATCGCGACACACCGATGCTGAATAATGTTCTGCGCGGCCTCACCATCCAGTCGATCCGCCCGGTCGGCGGCGGTGGCGGCGGTGGCTGGAACCCGGCCCCACCCGCCAACGATCAGGTCGCGCGCGGCAATTTCGCCGAATTCCACACCCAACCCGCGGAACGGAACTATCGCGTCCTCGCCTGCACCCGCGGTTCGGCAACGGCCGCCTGCGCAGCGCAGTCCGCAGACACCTGGTGTCGTTCGATCGGTTGGAACGGGTCGGCGCGCGAGCATATGGAAACGATCAGCGGGCGGGTCTACCTCGCCGACGTGTTGTGCGTGCGTTCGGGCTATTGA
- a CDS encoding epoxide hydrolase family protein: protein MQVDNIRAFAVEVPQAAIDDLKDRLARTRWPERETVDDWDQGIPLAYAQELAAYWRDKYDWRVAEARLGALPNYLATIDGLDIHFLHVRSANPDARPLVLTHGWPGSVLEFLDVIEPLAADYHLVIPSLPGYGFSGKPTEAKWSVEHIGAAWDALMRALDYDRYFAQGGDWGSAVTCAIGMNHADHCAGIHVNMVVGAPPPDLMTDLTDSEKLYLARFGWYQAKDSGYSTQQATRPQTIGYALTDSPVGQMAWIVEKFHGWTDCGHQPGGQSIGGHPEKILSRDAMLDTVSLYWLTASAASSARLYWHSFRNFSAGEISVPTGCSLFPNEIMRLSRRWAERRYRNIVYWNEPEKGGHFAAWEQPDLFVAEVRTALAQMTL, encoded by the coding sequence ATGCAGGTCGACAATATCCGGGCTTTCGCCGTCGAGGTGCCGCAAGCGGCGATTGACGATCTGAAGGATCGGCTGGCGCGAACGCGCTGGCCCGAGCGCGAAACGGTGGATGACTGGGATCAGGGCATCCCGCTTGCCTATGCACAGGAACTTGCGGCCTATTGGCGTGATAAATACGACTGGCGCGTGGCCGAAGCGCGGCTAGGCGCGCTCCCCAATTATCTCGCGACGATCGACGGGCTCGACATTCATTTCCTGCATGTCCGGTCGGCCAATCCCGATGCGCGCCCGCTTGTCCTGACGCACGGTTGGCCGGGGTCGGTGCTCGAATTCCTCGACGTGATCGAACCGCTGGCGGCCGATTATCACCTCGTGATCCCGTCACTTCCGGGTTACGGCTTTTCGGGCAAGCCAACCGAGGCAAAATGGAGCGTGGAGCATATCGGTGCGGCGTGGGACGCGCTGATGCGAGCGCTCGACTATGACCGCTATTTTGCGCAGGGCGGCGACTGGGGCAGCGCGGTCACCTGCGCGATCGGAATGAACCATGCCGATCATTGCGCGGGCATCCACGTCAACATGGTGGTCGGCGCACCGCCGCCCGACTTGATGACCGACCTCACCGACAGCGAAAAGCTCTATCTCGCACGCTTCGGCTGGTATCAGGCGAAGGACAGCGGTTATTCGACGCAGCAGGCAACGCGGCCACAAACGATCGGCTATGCGCTTACCGATTCACCGGTCGGGCAAATGGCGTGGATCGTTGAGAAATTTCACGGCTGGACCGATTGCGGGCATCAGCCAGGCGGTCAGTCGATCGGCGGCCATCCCGAAAAGATACTGTCGCGCGATGCGATGCTCGACACCGTTAGCCTCTATTGGCTAACGGCGAGCGCCGCTTCGTCCGCGCGGCTCTATTGGCACAGCTTCCGCAATTTCTCCGCCGGAGAGATTTCGGTGCCGACCGGATGCAGTCTGTTCCCGAACGAGATCATGCGCCTGTCACGGCGCTGGGCCGAGCGGCGCTACCGGAATATCGTCTATTGGAACGAACCCGAGAAAGGCGGACATTTCGCCGCCTGGGAACAACCAGACCTATTCGTCGCCGAAGTCCGCACAGCGCTGGCCCAAATGACGTTGTAG
- a CDS encoding hemolysin family protein, whose protein sequence is MTPFPWSDVVIILILILLNGVFAMSELAIVSSRDPRLQAAEKRGSRGAKIARLLASDPGRFLSTVQVGITLIGVLTGAYSGASLGQPVADRLSAWLGLDPETAEAAGFATVIALTTYASLIAGELVPKQFALRAPERIAIIVAPMMYWLSRIAAPLVWLLDNSSALVFRLLGLNRESEDRVTAEELHLIVAEASKSGVIEESERAIISGVVRLADRPVREVMTPRKDVDWVDVSLDTRGVRDKLLETPHSRLPVARGSVDDIVGVVQARDIAAALFQGEVLDLEQLMRPAKVIHDQIDAMDALEALRAADVPMLFVHDEYGHFEGLVTPADLLAAIAGEFASDQDIGSEPFVVEREDGSLLIAGSMPADQMAERLGIELGDDRDYATAAGHALAILKHLPKEGERFTDKGWRFEIVDMDGRKIDKLLVTELSKPKDDEGE, encoded by the coding sequence ATGACCCCTTTTCCCTGGTCGGATGTTGTGATCATCCTGATCCTCATCCTGCTCAACGGCGTTTTCGCCATGTCCGAACTCGCCATTGTCTCGTCGCGCGACCCGCGGCTGCAGGCGGCCGAGAAGCGCGGGAGCCGTGGCGCCAAGATTGCGCGCCTGCTCGCCTCCGACCCCGGGCGCTTCCTGTCGACTGTGCAGGTCGGCATCACGCTGATCGGCGTGCTGACTGGCGCTTATTCGGGCGCGAGCCTGGGCCAGCCGGTCGCTGACCGGCTTTCGGCCTGGCTTGGTCTCGATCCCGAAACCGCCGAGGCAGCGGGCTTTGCGACGGTCATCGCGCTCACCACCTATGCCTCGTTGATCGCGGGCGAGCTTGTGCCGAAACAATTCGCGCTGCGCGCGCCCGAGCGGATCGCGATTATCGTCGCGCCGATGATGTATTGGCTGTCGCGCATCGCCGCGCCGCTTGTCTGGCTGCTCGACAATAGTTCCGCGCTCGTCTTTCGCCTGCTCGGCCTCAACCGCGAATCGGAGGACCGGGTCACCGCCGAGGAATTGCACCTGATCGTCGCCGAAGCGTCGAAGTCGGGGGTGATCGAGGAAAGCGAACGCGCGATCATCTCGGGCGTCGTGCGTCTGGCCGACCGGCCGGTGCGCGAGGTGATGACGCCGCGTAAGGATGTCGACTGGGTCGATGTCTCGCTCGACACGCGCGGTGTGCGCGACAAATTGCTTGAAACGCCGCACAGCCGTTTGCCGGTCGCGCGCGGTTCGGTCGACGACATCGTCGGGGTTGTGCAGGCGCGCGATATCGCCGCGGCGCTGTTTCAGGGCGAGGTACTCGACCTGGAGCAATTGATGCGCCCGGCAAAGGTCATCCACGACCAGATCGACGCGATGGACGCACTCGAAGCGCTGCGCGCCGCCGATGTGCCGATGCTGTTCGTTCACGACGAATATGGCCATTTCGAAGGGCTGGTGACTCCTGCCGACCTGCTCGCAGCAATCGCCGGCGAATTCGCGTCGGATCAGGATATCGGCAGCGAGCCGTTCGTTGTCGAGCGCGAAGACGGCAGCCTGCTGATCGCGGGCTCGATGCCCGCCGACCAGATGGCCGAACGGCTGGGGATCGAACTCGGCGACGACCGTGACTATGCCACCGCGGCCGGCCATGCGCTCGCGATCCTGAAGCATCTGCCCAAGGAAGGCGAACGTTTCACCGACAAGGGTTGGCGTTTCGAGATTGTCGACATGGACGGGCGCAAGATCGACAAGCTGCTCGTCACCGAGCTGTCGAAGCCGAAAGACGACGAGGGCGAGTGA
- a CDS encoding queuosine precursor transporter, with amino-acid sequence MENSPSRVIAPSLLLFAILYGGMVPLGGFLGAKQVALGPLAVEAGIFPFLTLIAISSGIAELHGRVVADKLVRLGFIPLILAIILTIFVLQLPTDEGMYEPAKEAFPIIVGQGWRMMAAGILAYGVSVSLNVWLFSRMTANNGRLLPVRGFVAAALSQIIDTLIFITVSFYGVRPIGDLMLGQMIAKVVLSAVMVPLLVMAVVALGRHLDAKNAG; translated from the coding sequence ATGGAAAATAGCCCTTCGCGCGTGATCGCGCCTTCGTTGCTGCTGTTCGCAATCCTCTACGGCGGCATGGTTCCGCTTGGCGGTTTCCTGGGTGCGAAACAGGTCGCGCTTGGTCCGCTAGCGGTCGAGGCTGGTATTTTCCCTTTCCTGACACTGATTGCGATCTCTAGCGGCATCGCCGAACTTCACGGGCGCGTCGTTGCCGACAAGCTTGTGCGGCTGGGATTCATTCCGCTTATCCTGGCGATCATCCTGACCATATTCGTGCTGCAACTGCCGACCGACGAGGGGATGTATGAGCCCGCCAAGGAAGCTTTCCCGATCATCGTGGGACAGGGGTGGCGCATGATGGCGGCGGGAATCCTGGCATATGGCGTGTCCGTCAGCCTTAACGTCTGGCTTTTTTCGCGGATGACCGCGAACAACGGCCGGCTGCTGCCGGTGCGCGGTTTTGTCGCCGCGGCGCTCAGCCAGATCATCGATACGTTGATCTTCATCACCGTCAGCTTCTATGGGGTCCGCCCGATCGGCGACCTGATGCTTGGCCAGATGATCGCCAAGGTCGTTTTGTCGGCGGTGATGGTGCCGCTGCTGGTGATGGCGGTGGTCGCGCTCGGCCGCCACCTGGATGCGAAGAACGCCGGATGA
- the purD gene encoding phosphoribosylamine--glycine ligase codes for MNILLVGSGGREHALSWQLAQSPSCAKLYAAPGNPGIEAHAECVAIAADDIDGLIAFVKAHAIDFVVVGPEAPLVAGLADRLREIGIPAFGPSAAAARLEGSKGFTKDLCARASIPTAAYVRCTSAEEALAVLEGFSIPVVIKADGLAAGKGVIIAETREEAEAAIDDMFDGAFGSAGAEVVIEEFMTGEEASFFALSDGTDVIAFGSAQDHKRVGDGDVGPNTGGMGAYSPAPVLTADLEAAVMDRIIRPTVATLAAEGTPYVGVLFAGLMLTDEGPKLIEYNCRFGDPECQVLMMRFRGDFAALLYAAASETIAAAEAPAFSHDYALTVVMAAKGYPGTPEKGGAIHRIADAEAGGVRVFHAGTAREDRVIVAAGGRVLNVTATGKSVTEAQARAYAAVDKLDFPSGFCRRDIGWREVAREAE; via the coding sequence ATGAATATCCTGCTGGTCGGATCGGGGGGCCGCGAACATGCGCTCAGCTGGCAGTTGGCACAATCGCCAAGCTGCGCCAAGCTCTATGCCGCTCCGGGCAACCCGGGGATCGAGGCGCACGCCGAATGTGTCGCGATCGCCGCCGATGACATCGATGGCCTGATCGCCTTCGTAAAGGCGCACGCGATCGATTTCGTCGTCGTCGGACCCGAAGCCCCGCTGGTCGCCGGCCTTGCCGACCGCCTCCGCGAAATCGGCATTCCCGCCTTCGGCCCGTCGGCCGCCGCCGCGCGGCTCGAAGGTTCGAAGGGCTTTACCAAGGATCTCTGCGCGCGCGCATCGATCCCGACCGCCGCCTATGTCCGCTGCACGTCGGCAGAGGAAGCGCTTGCGGTTCTCGAAGGCTTTTCGATCCCCGTCGTGATCAAGGCCGACGGCCTCGCCGCAGGCAAGGGCGTGATTATCGCCGAAACGCGCGAAGAGGCAGAGGCCGCGATCGACGACATGTTCGATGGCGCCTTCGGCAGCGCGGGCGCCGAAGTGGTGATCGAGGAATTCATGACCGGCGAGGAAGCGAGCTTCTTTGCGCTTTCCGACGGCACTGATGTGATCGCCTTCGGCAGCGCGCAGGACCACAAGCGCGTTGGCGACGGCGATGTCGGCCCGAACACCGGCGGCATGGGCGCCTATAGCCCCGCCCCCGTGCTCACCGCCGATCTCGAAGCCGCGGTGATGGACCGTATCATCCGCCCGACGGTGGCGACGCTCGCCGCGGAGGGCACGCCATATGTGGGCGTGCTGTTCGCGGGACTGATGCTCACCGACGAGGGGCCGAAGCTGATCGAATATAATTGCCGCTTCGGCGATCCCGAATGCCAGGTGCTGATGATGCGCTTCAGGGGCGATTTTGCCGCGCTCCTATACGCCGCCGCGAGCGAAACCATCGCCGCGGCCGAGGCGCCGGCCTTTTCGCACGACTATGCGCTCACCGTCGTGATGGCCGCAAAGGGCTATCCGGGCACACCTGAAAAGGGCGGCGCAATCCACCGCATCGCCGATGCCGAGGCGGGAGGCGTGCGCGTTTTCCACGCCGGCACCGCACGCGAGGATCGTGTGATCGTCGCCGCCGGCGGCCGCGTGCTCAACGTCACCGCGACGGGCAAGAGCGTGACCGAAGCACAGGCACGCGCCTATGCCGCGGTCGACAAGCTCGATTTCCCGAGCGGTTTCTGCCGCCGCGACATCGGGTGGCGCGAAGTCGCGCGAGAGGCGGAGTAA
- a CDS encoding OmpA family protein, with protein MNSKTIKLTILTSIGAIALTGCVTDPVTGERKISKAAIGGVGGALGGYLLGDLIGGRNSRTEEIVGAGIGAVAGAGVGYYMDQQEKKLRERTAGTGIDVERQGDQLVLNMPGDVTFDLNSAMVKSQFRSALDNVASTLAEYPSTYIDVYGHTDSTGSDTYNQGLSERRAASVADYLAGRGIQRARMATLGYGESQLKCSPERSEADYQCNRRVEIRIAPVTQADVNAAR; from the coding sequence ATGAACAGCAAGACGATCAAGCTCACCATTTTGACCAGCATCGGCGCCATCGCGCTGACGGGCTGCGTTACCGACCCGGTGACCGGCGAACGCAAGATTTCGAAGGCCGCGATCGGCGGCGTCGGCGGCGCCCTCGGCGGTTATCTGCTCGGCGACCTCATCGGCGGGCGTAACAGCCGCACCGAGGAAATCGTCGGCGCGGGCATCGGCGCGGTCGCGGGCGCGGGCGTCGGCTATTATATGGATCAGCAGGAAAAGAAGCTTCGCGAACGCACCGCAGGCACCGGCATCGACGTCGAGCGACAGGGCGATCAGCTTGTGCTCAACATGCCCGGCGACGTGACCTTCGACCTCAACAGCGCGATGGTGAAATCGCAGTTCCGCAGCGCGCTCGACAATGTCGCCTCGACGCTCGCCGAATATCCGAGCACCTATATCGACGTGTACGGCCACACCGATTCGACGGGCAGCGACACCTATAACCAGGGCCTGTCCGAACGCCGCGCCGCGTCGGTCGCCGACTATCTCGCCGGCCGCGGCATCCAGCGCGCGCGCATGGCGACGCTCGGCTATGGCGAATCGCAGCTCAAATGCTCGCCCGAACGCAGCGAGGCCGACTATCAGTGCAACCGCCGCGTCGAAATCCGTATCGCGCCGGTCACGCAGGCCGACGTCAACGCGGCGCGCTAA
- a CDS encoding MliC family protein → MKKTTILVAIGTATLALAACSSVPRNTGTSYDCSGGTKLKVDYVGSTAIVRVNGMRSLVLKQTPSTGGSVYENKSGARLQRNGNEVTWNTALRSAPESCRVVYKPM, encoded by the coding sequence ATGAAAAAGACGACAATTCTTGTCGCGATCGGCACCGCGACCCTCGCGTTGGCCGCCTGTTCGTCGGTGCCGCGCAATACCGGCACGAGCTATGATTGCAGCGGCGGCACAAAGCTAAAGGTCGATTATGTCGGCAGCACCGCGATAGTCCGCGTCAACGGCATGCGCTCGCTGGTGCTGAAGCAGACGCCGTCGACCGGCGGCTCGGTCTACGAGAACAAGAGCGGCGCGCGGCTTCAGCGCAACGGCAATGAGGTGACGTGGAACACCGCGCTGCGCTCGGCGCCCGAAAGCTGCCGTGTCGTCTATAAGCCGATGTAG
- the folD gene encoding bifunctional methylenetetrahydrofolate dehydrogenase/methenyltetrahydrofolate cyclohydrolase FolD, which translates to MTAAQVIDGKAFAAGLRARIADAVPAFKAAAGRAPGLAVVLVGDDPASAVYVGSKGKATVAAGMESFEHHLPATATQAEVEALLARLNADEAVDGILLQLPLPGHLDEQAAVATIDPDKDVDGLTPVSAGRLALGIAGMVPCTPYGCLLLLQDRLGDLSGKDAIVLGRSILVGKPMAALLLGANATVTMAHSRTKDLPDLVRRADIVVAAVGRPEMVKGDWIKPGAIVIDVGINRLPPAEGAAKGRLVGDVDYGEAAEVAEAITPVPGGVGPMTIACLLRNTLVAAHRRAGLADPEGF; encoded by the coding sequence ATGACCGCCGCGCAGGTCATCGACGGCAAGGCTTTCGCCGCCGGCCTGCGGGCGCGGATTGCCGATGCCGTTCCGGCTTTCAAGGCTGCGGCCGGCCGCGCGCCCGGTCTTGCGGTCGTGCTCGTCGGCGATGATCCGGCGAGCGCGGTCTATGTCGGGTCGAAAGGCAAGGCGACAGTCGCGGCAGGGATGGAAAGCTTTGAGCATCATCTGCCCGCAACGGCGACGCAGGCCGAGGTAGAGGCGTTGCTGGCGCGGCTTAACGCCGACGAGGCGGTTGACGGCATCCTGCTGCAATTACCGCTCCCCGGCCACCTCGACGAGCAGGCGGCGGTTGCGACGATCGATCCCGACAAGGATGTCGATGGGCTGACCCCTGTCAGTGCCGGGCGCCTTGCGCTGGGCATCGCGGGCATGGTGCCTTGCACGCCCTATGGCTGCCTGTTGCTATTGCAGGACCGGCTTGGCGATCTGTCGGGCAAGGACGCGATCGTCCTCGGACGCTCGATCCTGGTCGGTAAGCCGATGGCGGCGCTGCTGCTCGGCGCGAATGCCACCGTCACCATGGCGCACAGCCGGACGAAGGATCTGCCCGATCTGGTACGCCGTGCCGATATCGTCGTCGCTGCGGTCGGACGGCCCGAAATGGTGAAGGGCGATTGGATCAAGCCCGGCGCGATCGTGATCGACGTCGGCATCAACCGCCTGCCGCCGGCCGAGGGCGCGGCGAAGGGGCGGCTGGTCGGTGACGTCGACTATGGCGAGGCGGCCGAGGTTGCCGAGGCGATCACGCCCGTGCCCGGCGGCGTCGGCCCGATGACGATCGCCTGCCTGCTCCGCAACACGCTCGTGGCCGCGCACCGCCGCGCCGGGCTCGCCGATCCGGAGGGTTTTTGA
- a CDS encoding NupC/NupG family nucleoside CNT transporter produces MERLIGLLGIVALLAIAVLFSSNRRWIRPRIVIPAFLLQAGFAVLVIGTPWGRAVIQAMSNGVSNLLSYADEGTKFLFGEVLTQAPYGKAVFAIGALPVIIFFASLISVLYYLGVMQLIIKWVGGAIQKVTGITKVESLGAAANIFVGQSESPLVIRPYLAGLTPPQLFTVMTVGMAGVAGTILGAYAGMIGPHLLPYLLAASFMSAPGGILMAKIMMPDDPKDIGIEPIVMPEASHDEEKPANIIMAAAQGAQTGVKLAVAVGAMVMAFVALVALANGILAGIGGWFGFEGLSFQAIIGTIFRPVMWLMGVPWEESATVGGLFGSKVVLNEFVAFIDLGRAQGDMSAAAVAIATFALCGFANFSSIAIQMAVTGGLAPNQRPMIAKLGLKALLAGSLSNLMSAALAGLMLGVAPPLAAPPPAAPAVAAPAPAPATAPTAEPAKAP; encoded by the coding sequence ATGGAACGCCTGATCGGTCTGCTCGGCATTGTCGCATTGCTCGCGATTGCCGTGCTTTTTTCGTCTAACCGTCGCTGGATTCGCCCGCGTATCGTCATCCCCGCCTTTCTGTTGCAGGCGGGCTTTGCAGTGCTCGTCATCGGTACGCCGTGGGGGCGCGCGGTGATCCAGGCGATGTCGAACGGTGTGTCAAACCTTCTGAGCTATGCGGACGAGGGCACGAAGTTCCTGTTCGGCGAAGTGTTGACGCAGGCCCCCTATGGCAAGGCCGTTTTCGCAATCGGCGCGCTGCCCGTGATCATCTTCTTCGCGTCGCTGATTTCGGTCCTCTATTATCTCGGGGTCATGCAGTTGATCATCAAATGGGTCGGCGGCGCGATCCAGAAGGTTACTGGAATTACAAAGGTCGAAAGCCTCGGCGCGGCGGCGAACATCTTCGTCGGCCAGTCCGAATCGCCGCTTGTCATCCGACCCTATCTCGCGGGCCTGACCCCGCCGCAGCTCTTTACCGTAATGACTGTCGGCATGGCGGGTGTCGCGGGAACGATCCTCGGCGCCTATGCGGGGATGATCGGCCCGCACCTCCTTCCCTATCTTCTCGCCGCCAGCTTCATGTCGGCGCCCGGCGGCATCCTTATGGCCAAGATCATGATGCCCGACGATCCGAAGGATATCGGCATCGAACCGATCGTGATGCCGGAGGCAAGCCACGACGAGGAAAAGCCTGCAAACATCATCATGGCCGCGGCGCAGGGCGCGCAGACCGGGGTCAAGCTGGCGGTCGCGGTCGGTGCGATGGTGATGGCGTTCGTCGCGCTCGTCGCGCTCGCCAACGGCATCCTCGCAGGGATCGGCGGCTGGTTCGGGTTCGAGGGCCTGTCGTTCCAGGCGATCATCGGCACGATCTTCCGTCCGGTCATGTGGCTGATGGGCGTGCCTTGGGAAGAAAGCGCGACGGTCGGCGGGCTGTTCGGCAGCAAGGTGGTGCTCAACGAATTCGTCGCCTTCATCGATCTTGGCCGGGCACAGGGCGACATGTCGGCGGCAGCGGTCGCGATCGCGACCTTCGCACTCTGTGGTTTCGCCAATTTCAGCTCGATCGCGATCCAGATGGCGGTGACCGGTGGGCTTGCCCCGAACCAACGCCCGATGATCGCGAAGCTCGGCCTGAAGGCGCTTCTCGCGGGCAGCCTCTCGAACCTGATGTCGGCGGCGCTCGCCGGCCTGATGCTCGGCGTCGCACCGCCGCTCGCCGCACCGCCGCCGGCCGCTCCAGCCGTCGCAGCGCCCGCACCCGCACCCGCAACCGCACCGACGGCGGAACCCGCCAAGGCGCCCTGA
- the argB gene encoding acetylglutamate kinase, which yields MTDPSKMPDLLAKAETLVEALPYLQRYAGETFVIKYGGHAMGDPEAQRDFAEDVVLLKAVGINPVVVHGGGPQIGAMLKQLGIESTFVGGLRVTDAATAEVAEMVLAGKINKEIVSWIAALGGRAVGISGKDANLVLAEKVSRTEPDPNSGIERHVDLGFVGEPVAVDPTILVNLTNDNFIPIVAPVALGADGATYNINADTMAGAIAGALGAKRFFLLTDVAGVLDKSGALLTDLDRPAIDELKRDGTITGGMIPKVETCVAAVDAGVEAAVILDGRIPHAMLLEIFTARGAGTLIHR from the coding sequence ATGACCGATCCTTCGAAAATGCCCGATCTGCTTGCCAAGGCCGAAACGCTTGTCGAGGCGCTACCCTATCTGCAGCGCTACGCTGGCGAGACCTTCGTGATCAAATATGGCGGTCACGCGATGGGTGACCCAGAGGCGCAGCGCGATTTCGCCGAAGATGTCGTGCTGTTGAAGGCGGTCGGGATCAACCCCGTCGTGGTCCATGGCGGCGGGCCGCAGATCGGCGCCATGCTGAAGCAGCTTGGCATCGAATCGACCTTTGTCGGAGGGCTGCGCGTCACCGATGCCGCGACCGCCGAGGTCGCCGAAATGGTATTGGCGGGCAAGATCAACAAGGAGATCGTAAGCTGGATCGCGGCGCTTGGTGGCCGCGCGGTCGGCATTTCGGGCAAGGACGCCAATCTCGTCCTCGCCGAGAAGGTCAGTCGTACCGAGCCCGACCCCAATTCGGGGATCGAGCGCCACGTCGACTTGGGCTTCGTTGGCGAACCCGTCGCGGTCGACCCGACGATCCTCGTCAATCTGACCAACGACAATTTTATCCCGATCGTCGCCCCCGTGGCCCTGGGCGCCGATGGCGCTACCTATAACATCAACGCCGACACGATGGCGGGCGCGATTGCGGGTGCGCTAGGCGCCAAGCGCTTCTTCCTGCTCACCGACGTTGCCGGGGTGCTCGACAAATCGGGGGCATTGCTCACCGATCTCGACCGCCCGGCGATCGATGAACTGAAGCGCGACGGGACGATCACCGGCGGCATGATCCCCAAGGTCGAAACCTGCGTCGCCGCGGTCGATGCCGGGGTCGAGGCGGCGGTCATCCTCGACGGGCGTATCCCGCACGCGATGCTGCTTGAAATTTTCACCGCGAGGGGTGCGGGGACGCTCATTCACCGCTAA
- a CDS encoding MarC family protein, whose protein sequence is MIDLFISAFVTLFVVIDPPGCAPIYASLTTGASAAQRRSMAIRATVIAGLILVFFAMFGEALLSFLHIDLDSFRIAGGIMLFIIAIDMVFEKRTERREQRAEKVMATPEIEDVSVFPMAMPMLAGPGSIASVMLLVSQNNGLDRAFVIFGALLLVLLLTLAALLSAGPLMRLIGNKGEAVITRLLGVLLAALAAQFVIDGLKASFPSLG, encoded by the coding sequence ATGATCGATCTTTTCATTTCCGCCTTTGTCACGCTGTTCGTGGTCATCGATCCGCCAGGCTGCGCACCGATCTATGCGAGCCTGACGACGGGAGCGAGTGCCGCGCAGCGCCGCTCGATGGCGATCCGAGCGACGGTGATCGCGGGGCTGATCCTCGTTTTCTTTGCGATGTTCGGCGAGGCTTTGCTAAGCTTCCTCCACATCGACCTCGACAGTTTCCGCATTGCGGGCGGGATCATGCTGTTCATCATCGCGATCGATATGGTGTTTGAAAAACGCACCGAACGGCGCGAACAGCGCGCCGAAAAGGTGATGGCGACCCCCGAGATCGAAGATGTGTCGGTGTTCCCGATGGCGATGCCGATGCTTGCGGGGCCGGGGTCGATCGCATCGGTGATGCTGCTCGTGTCGCAGAACAATGGGCTCGACCGCGCCTTTGTGATCTTTGGCGCGCTGCTGCTCGTGCTGCTGTTGACGCTCGCTGCGCTGCTTTCGGCTGGACCGTTGATGCGGCTGATCGGAAACAAAGGCGAGGCCGTTATCACGCGGCTGCTGGGCGTGCTGCTCGCGGCGCTCGCGGCGCAGTTCGTTATCGACGGGCTGAAGGCGAGCTTCCCGAGCCTGGGATAA
- a CDS encoding YggT family protein, with product MLLQIVHIILTVLWWFIIAQAVMSWLIAFNVINTHNQFVGQLWTVLDRITEPLYRPFRRIMPDFGGLDLTPMLVLILIIIIDGPVLSYLARLAYANGMA from the coding sequence ATGCTCCTCCAGATCGTGCATATCATCCTGACGGTCCTGTGGTGGTTCATCATCGCGCAGGCGGTGATGTCGTGGCTGATCGCGTTCAACGTCATCAACACGCACAACCAGTTCGTCGGCCAACTCTGGACCGTTCTCGACCGGATTACCGAGCCACTCTACCGCCCGTTTCGCCGCATCATGCCCGATTTCGGCGGGCTCGACCTGACCCCGATGCTGGTACTGATTCTGATCATCATCATCGACGGGCCGGTACTGAGCTATCTCGCACGGCTTGCCTACGCCAACGGAATGGCGTGA